A window of Glycine soja cultivar W05 chromosome 2, ASM419377v2, whole genome shotgun sequence genomic DNA:
gaaaaaaataaataaagaagtgtaagataaatataaatgctAGACTGTGgagttgaaaatgaaaatacaaagaaGAGGTGATTCATGACTCTGTTCCATCCACTTGTTGGGACCCACTAGGAAACTCCCATGCACTTTCCTTCCCAAGGACATGACTTACATAACCTTTATTGACATTTGTTTCTGCCCCCCAGGCAGTTTCATAGCAACTCCCTCAAAAGCTATAGTTCTCCTTATTAATATGCATCATCATAATACATTCACGTCTCAATCGTTTCATATGCCTCTTACGTTATATTAAAAGCTATTTAAAGTGTTCCCCTCACTCAATATTATTTATGTGTTAGGAGAGGTCAATTGCCTTTGCATATTCTATCTCATATCGATCAATTTGTAATAATGGCCAGTGAGAGAATTCTCAAGCCATCTAAATGGTTCTCAAACAAATCACTAAAGCTTAGTCTTCATCGTGGAAGATCAAGATCCTCCTCCAATAACTCATTATCGAGTAACTCTCCCAGTCCAAGATCACCCATGTCGAATAATCGAGAGATCAATGGGCTAATGGAGGCTTTTCGTCACTTTGATAATGATGGAGATGGGAAAATATCGGCCTATGAGCTAAGGTCATATTTTGGGTCCATTGGGGAGCACATGTCTCATGAGGAGGCTGAAGGGGTCATCCATGACCTAGATTCCGATGGGGACAACTTGTTGGACTTCAAGGATTTCACCAAGCTCATGAAGAGGGATGTTGGTGGTGATGAGCATGATGATGAAGGGGATCTAAGAAGGGCTTTTGAGATGTTTGTGTGGGAGAAAGAAGGGTGTGGTTGCATCACCCCAAAAGGGTTGCAAAGGATGTTGCATCGCCTTGGTGATGACAAGTCCTATGATGAGTGTGTGGCCATGATTGATGCCTTTGACATTGATCACAACGGGCTCCTTGATTTCGATGAGTTTTACCAAATGATGGCCTAATTATCAATATTGGTCCGTTAAATGTTAATTCATATGTAGTATGCATGTTTCTTATGTGAGAAATATGTGTGGTTAGCATTCCTCTTATGTATATGGTTTGTTTTCAATCCAAACCGGATCCAATTGCGGAGTTTAATGGATGCTTCAGTACTTGAACTTTTATGTAAATATGTACATGGAGGCCAGTGGAACTAGTACTTGTTGTATTTTCAAATAAAGCACGGTTTAATTGAGGTTTCTTAAATGCAAATAGATTAttatattaagtattttaaccggtatattttaaattaatggtGTTTTTCAAGTTTTCCCTAGGACTTGGTTATTCAAATAAAAGGTTAATTACGAGAAATGCTACTAACATATTTTATCATACAATTTATTGAACATATTCTTGATactaatcaaaatttattaaaaattataaaattttgcatgttttattcttttatttttatttaatgagttttacttatgattttatactttttaataattttaattaagtgaTCCAAGAAATATGTTAAAGatacttatgattttttttttaaaaatgtttatttaattaggaAATGTTGTTAAAGAGTGTGTTTATAATAATTTCGATTAATTATCATATAAAGAATCGTTAATGGATTTGAAGCCcattgaaaataatttgttcGCTTGAGCTTAAGAATTGTACTTTTAAGAAGCATACACAAGTTGGAATGGTTTTTTGTCAAGTCATTGGTGGTATTGTACTTTTACCCTTGAAGCTAAAGTAAAAGTGATAAGAACAAGTAGGAAAAGTGCACAAAACAACATGCATTCATGCATCATTACCTTTTAGTTGTCCTAGAAGTTAGATATATAGTATCAAGCTCACGGTTTACTTTGTTGCAAGAGATATCCCATATGtataattaagaatttaatatttatttattaataatataaaatatttttatatcatcatttaaatataaattatcatttaaattattttaagataaatattataaaatttaacaaatttatcatatataataaattatgattaaataactgtataaatttttttatattatcaggaTATAACCTTATTTCTATGTGAATAAAGattattaatgaatttttttgttaagaatCAAAGAGAGATATAGAGAACttataacaattaatatatCTAATTTAACAAACTCAGTTGGATCTCTTGATAATGGAATTTCTAATCTTATTTATTCTAGTTTGTTTAAAGGTATTTGCATAAgtattcaagagagcttaaatAAAACCATTACATAAACTGATATGAAGTTGTTCATATTAATCAATCATTTTGGATTTAAGTTAGTATGCAAGTACATTAAACACTTGGAGAAAAAGATTTTATGTTCATAATTTATCCGACTCAAGATTAGGATACATATGGTCCAGAGAAGGAGAAGTAAAAGAAGAGCTTacgtttataaaaataaattataaattatgtcaTATTTAGAAGACATTTGTAGTTTATTTCAATAAGTTTTTCAATATCTTATAAAAACAACATATAACTTGTAAGAAGAtagttttactttatttttcaattataaaaataactcatacataaaaatttatatgataaatagttattaattaaatacttaattaCAAGAGTTTCTTAggtaatttaagaaaaattatatactcTACTCTATCATTGAGTATTTTTACGTCGTGATTTTAAACTACAATTGCAGTTGAgttgatatattaataatattgtgAGAAATTGTTGAGAAATATAGTTACTGCCCCAATGCAGTTACGGTGAAGTTTTAAATCATCAATCTTAATATTACAACATCAATTACAATTGTACCACAACTCCAAAGCATGTTCTTTTGATATGTGTTACTGATTTCCTACATCAAACATTATCGAGAAATTGGAACCAAGATAAAAATGGAAAGTGTAACATTGTAttcttttgtgatttttaatagaatgccaacataaattttaatataaaaattatttattgatttttaaactaattttcttaaaaccCTTGTAAACCAGacttgttataaattttttaccacacatttaattttatctttctccaaaagaaagagagagataaagTCTATAGAATCAACTTAATGGTGTAAATTTTTATTGCATTCATATGCGGAAAAcacatgagaaaaaaaaaagactattttctttctcaaaataattatcgATTCAAAGTTTGTACTCCCACTAAATTATATGGTCACATGCTCAGATAGACTGGTACATACACATGGGATTAGGGTCGTGTCAAGGTAGGGCctaagactatttttttttataaaattttaaaataatataaattatttattttttattaactttctaGATTTTTAACctacaacattatttattaatgttttaaattattctaATGTGTGCATATGTGCACTGTATTTGTTGTTATCTATAGTTCTACTCctttcacttttaattatttgtttttctcacattaattattaaaatattaaaacacaacacaattattttattgtgatgtacaattatattttcattctcaATAGGCCTAAGACAAATGTCTGGATGGTCTTGTTATCTATAGATCATGCATGGGATAATCTGTATTCACTTGAAGAGGTACAaaagaattgtttttttataagggTAAAAAAGAATTGTTATTTTCACATTTCGGTGCCATGTGTATATCTTCGTAATCTTGAGTGATAGaaagaataaatattattcatgATACGATaaaacattaaagagaaaagaaaaagtctaactaaatgattatattttgttggttcaatgAGAAAAAGAATAAGGAAACCACGACACCAGAAGCAAGACAAAGAAACTACtgtttataataaattagtcTTTGAATATAATAGATTAAATAGTTATTAAGATAtggagaatttaaaaatataattttcaatgttttatttatcgtgataaagagaaattattatattagtcCTCAAGAAAATTAATAGATATTCCAcattaatatgataataaaaaaacataattaaaatcattagATAAAGaatacttaaataaaaattcCTATTTAATCAACACTAGTAGCTGATTCTATAGGAGTTGTTTCAATCCGtctttagtttttctttaattttcatacaaatagaaaaatgttctaacctcaaaattttctaaaaccATGATAATTACATAATTGATAACTCAAAATACATTATATAGTCGTTGATATGTAGAACTTGATATATAAAAATGGCAATTTACACTTCAAATTTTCAagtataaatagaaaattttgctTTTGGCATtataacatatatgcatatatgtgtcATACATCCTCTCAattaatatttaacttttaagaaaatataaaatgtttttagcaTCTTAAATATAATTCGTAAACTTTgtaccaaaaataattaatttgtaaactaAATTGTATTCATTGTCTATGTGGTACATGAATATGAAACGTTGATAAAAACAAGAGTTagtctcataaaaaataaaataaaaacacagaAATTGTTATAAGTTTCTTCCTTTTGAGTCACATAAACACCCGTGCAAAtacttattttagaaaaattgttttcttttgtaataaaatattttttgtttttataataaaaatatttaaaatttgaaatataaattaaataaatatatacaaaaaatagatattagAAATTAAACTAAAGAGATATAATTAACTgtaaaaggtaaataaaatcaataaaaacaaCTAGTGAAATTCatcaaatgaatatatatataagaatcatCTTGGAATGCAGTCAAagagatataattttttgtttttatgaatgTTGTACGATAGGTTCAAAAAGttatccaaaataaaaacatttgttataacaatgcatgaatatttaatatttcttagTTAAATACATAACAATTCATCAATATTCTTCCttataaatataatcattaGATTGATATTAGTTATAAACAATTGTTAATTTCCCCAAAATAATGTTATCTTCACTTGTTTtctttagttaattaattattgtacAAATTTAACTAATTGTTACACTTACATTGTGAATTTGAGATAAGGAATCAAACCTTAGATTAACCTCTCTCTATTCTTAATTTCTCTTGTCATGAGAGTCTCTTAGCCAAAGCTTGATGCAACAACTTCAACACACTACTGCAAAAACGTCAG
This region includes:
- the LOC114382440 gene encoding probable calcium-binding protein CML41; protein product: MASERILKPSKWFSNKSLKLSLHRGRSRSSSNNSLSSNSPSPRSPMSNNREINGLMEAFRHFDNDGDGKISAYELRSYFGSIGEHMSHEEAEGVIHDLDSDGDNLLDFKDFTKLMKRDVGGDEHDDEGDLRRAFEMFVWEKEGCGCITPKGLQRMLHRLGDDKSYDECVAMIDAFDIDHNGLLDFDEFYQMMA